A genomic region of Hyalangium minutum contains the following coding sequences:
- a CDS encoding carbohydrate binding domain-containing protein — MMRVKQLLAPLLVVLVLQAQTAQGAIAAAHVYHNHMPNFWPYYDVTRYAATPVGSPIRYAYDGQVINLKQSPPSNYTYFLPSGAPMPHDDLVTYYSHNAKTGAYLYWPPAVASDMSSNANTGQVHVTMSGAVVNNVQDLTTLQNVPGYNNTSWGTSWRDKYNTLRTPAGNRTLDLIHFTGHHSMGPLVGPDYFLKDLIYQSATLAQPYFLGSDFRSSKGFFPTELGFSERIIPTLAKLGIQWSVIGDNHFSRTLKDYPFLNDPGSDTLVSPPNRADLQNTSNVGSWVSLQMAHEQQTIRNKYPFASTPHWVRYVDPATGTESRVVGIPVNQNGSWEEGWEGQVTVGVVGLQNFEGLVPQKQFFVIAHDGDNSGGRAGSDSTWYNGRSVTCTAGVQCLGISEYLVSNTPATTDVVHVQDGSWVDTRDSSSDPQWHHWKLPFGIWKGQFPAFNSATGLNLAPKTNLSGVQEGMTVSFEHGWHYLERNFALLQAALNYAKTAEQIWLDDHPNHWQPTTTVDNQITHPGNQLNPWMMSFPVKGNPSSDWAGGANPAELAWYFLLPAMDSGFGYYDENQDDNVKPTLSFNQSLYFAKPYVQDRVTQDRTGPSVWWPQRWPYNPGSANTDKSEGWTLHHFNNTFAIYTYAYDVSGLYNIKVRIRTHANKSIDPLDNTHKVYDPAARKAAGVPNIDTTRVSAWVDYPMNKRDLKPVINGVSWQPAYLPVMAKVPAQEIGDLYYTYLGNYRDQLIDYYIEATDTRGNVTRSEIQSVYVGAGTYTLTGGKYVEDINGTVQGTHPFLVVDTTVPSAPTGLAAATVTDRSVKLTWNAASDNVGVTGYTVFRGGTQAGTSTSTSYTDSGLTASTAYSYTVKARDAAGNLSAASATLNVTTQAPDTTAPSAPTGLAAAGVTSSSATLSWTAATDNYGVAGYYVYRNGTQIAAPTATSYTDSSLSPSTPYSYTVKAADAAGNLSAASSAVSVTTGAGNASTVYYKKGFTTPYLHYRPAGGTWTTAPGVAMPDSEVAGYAKYTVNLGAATQLEADFNNGSGTWDSNNGSNYFFATGTSTFNAGTITSGAPVVDTTAPSAPSNLASPSKTPNSVTLSWTASTDDFGVTGYLIFRGSTQVGTSTSTSFTDNGLASSTTYSYTVKARDAAGNTSAASTALSVTTSSGSSVTVYYKKGFTTPYIHYRPAGGTWTTAPGVLMPDAEVAGYAKYTVSLGSATQLECDFNNGSGTWDNNGGLNYFIPAGIQTFNAGTLTAGAPSTDVSSPAAPTGLAVSSTTSTAVSLTWNAVTDPSGIAGYNVYRGGTLVGSPTSTSYTDTGLTAGTAYSYTVKARDTVGNLSAASAALSVTTSSTGATVTFNETASTAMGQNIYVVGSIAALGSWSTGSAIQLSPANYPTWSVAVSLPGSTAFEYKYIKKDGSGNVIWESGANRVYTTPSTGTATLNDTWK, encoded by the coding sequence ATGATGCGAGTAAAACAACTGCTAGCACCGCTCTTGGTTGTGCTCGTGCTGCAGGCGCAGACCGCCCAGGGGGCGATTGCCGCCGCGCACGTCTACCACAACCACATGCCCAACTTCTGGCCGTACTACGACGTGACGCGGTACGCCGCGACGCCCGTCGGGAGTCCCATCCGCTACGCGTATGACGGCCAGGTCATCAACCTGAAGCAGAGCCCGCCCTCGAACTACACCTACTTCCTGCCATCGGGCGCGCCCATGCCGCACGATGACCTCGTCACCTACTACTCGCACAACGCGAAGACGGGCGCGTACCTGTACTGGCCTCCGGCCGTCGCGTCGGACATGAGCTCCAACGCGAACACCGGGCAGGTCCACGTGACCATGTCCGGCGCCGTGGTGAACAACGTGCAGGATCTCACCACGCTGCAGAACGTGCCGGGTTACAACAACACCTCGTGGGGCACCTCGTGGAGGGACAAGTACAACACGCTGCGCACGCCCGCGGGCAACCGGACGCTGGACCTCATCCACTTCACCGGCCACCACTCCATGGGTCCGCTGGTGGGCCCGGACTACTTCCTCAAGGACCTCATCTACCAGAGCGCCACCCTGGCGCAGCCGTACTTCCTGGGCAGTGATTTCCGCTCGTCCAAGGGCTTCTTCCCCACCGAGCTGGGCTTCTCCGAGCGCATCATCCCCACGCTGGCGAAGCTCGGCATCCAGTGGTCCGTCATCGGTGACAACCACTTCTCGCGCACCCTCAAGGACTACCCGTTCTTGAATGATCCGGGCTCGGACACGCTCGTGTCTCCGCCCAACCGCGCGGATCTTCAGAACACCAGCAACGTGGGAAGTTGGGTCAGCCTGCAGATGGCGCATGAGCAGCAGACCATCCGCAACAAGTACCCGTTTGCCTCCACGCCGCACTGGGTGCGCTACGTGGACCCGGCCACCGGCACCGAGTCGCGCGTGGTGGGCATCCCCGTGAACCAGAACGGCTCGTGGGAAGAAGGCTGGGAGGGCCAGGTCACCGTGGGTGTGGTGGGTCTCCAGAACTTCGAGGGTCTGGTGCCGCAGAAGCAGTTCTTCGTCATCGCCCATGACGGCGACAACTCGGGCGGCCGCGCGGGCTCGGATTCCACCTGGTACAACGGCCGCAGCGTCACCTGCACTGCGGGCGTGCAGTGCCTGGGCATCAGCGAGTACCTCGTCAGCAACACGCCGGCCACCACGGATGTCGTCCACGTGCAGGATGGCTCGTGGGTGGATACGCGCGACTCCTCGTCGGATCCGCAGTGGCACCACTGGAAGCTGCCGTTCGGCATCTGGAAGGGCCAGTTCCCCGCGTTCAACTCGGCCACGGGCCTGAACCTCGCTCCGAAGACGAACCTCAGCGGCGTCCAGGAGGGGATGACTGTCTCCTTCGAGCACGGGTGGCACTACCTGGAGCGCAACTTCGCTCTGCTCCAGGCCGCCCTCAACTACGCCAAGACCGCCGAGCAGATCTGGCTGGATGACCACCCCAACCACTGGCAGCCCACCACCACCGTGGACAACCAGATCACCCACCCGGGCAACCAGCTCAACCCGTGGATGATGTCCTTCCCCGTCAAGGGCAACCCCAGCAGCGATTGGGCCGGCGGTGCCAACCCCGCCGAGCTCGCCTGGTACTTCCTGCTGCCCGCCATGGACTCGGGCTTCGGCTACTACGACGAGAACCAGGACGACAACGTCAAGCCCACGCTGTCCTTCAACCAGTCGCTCTACTTCGCCAAGCCGTATGTGCAGGACCGCGTCACCCAGGACCGCACCGGCCCGTCCGTGTGGTGGCCGCAGCGCTGGCCCTACAACCCCGGCAGCGCCAACACCGACAAATCCGAGGGCTGGACGCTCCACCACTTCAACAACACCTTCGCCATCTACACCTACGCCTATGACGTGAGCGGCCTGTACAACATCAAGGTCCGCATCCGCACGCACGCCAACAAGAGCATCGACCCACTCGACAACACCCACAAGGTGTATGACCCAGCCGCGCGCAAGGCCGCTGGCGTGCCCAACATCGACACCACCCGCGTGAGCGCCTGGGTGGACTACCCGATGAACAAGCGCGACCTGAAGCCGGTGATCAACGGCGTCTCCTGGCAGCCCGCCTACCTGCCCGTCATGGCGAAGGTGCCCGCGCAGGAGATCGGTGACCTCTACTACACGTACCTCGGCAACTACCGCGACCAGCTCATCGACTACTACATCGAGGCCACCGACACGCGGGGCAATGTCACCCGCAGCGAGATCCAGTCCGTCTACGTCGGCGCGGGCACGTACACCCTCACGGGCGGCAAGTACGTCGAAGACATCAACGGCACCGTCCAGGGCACCCACCCGTTCCTCGTCGTGGACACCACTGTGCCCTCCGCGCCCACTGGGCTGGCGGCAGCCACCGTGACGGATCGCTCCGTGAAGCTCACGTGGAACGCAGCCTCGGACAACGTGGGCGTCACGGGCTACACCGTGTTCCGCGGCGGTACGCAGGCCGGCACGAGCACCTCCACCAGCTACACCGACAGCGGGCTCACCGCGAGCACCGCGTACAGCTACACCGTGAAGGCGCGCGATGCTGCGGGCAATCTCTCCGCAGCCAGCGCAACCCTGAACGTCACCACCCAGGCGCCGGACACCACCGCGCCCTCCGCACCCACGGGGCTGGCGGCCGCGGGCGTGACGAGCTCCTCGGCCACGCTGAGCTGGACGGCCGCCACCGACAACTACGGCGTTGCGGGCTACTACGTGTATCGGAATGGGACGCAGATCGCCGCCCCGACTGCAACGAGCTACACGGACAGCAGCCTGTCTCCGAGCACCCCGTACAGCTACACCGTGAAGGCGGCAGATGCGGCGGGGAACCTCTCGGCGGCCAGCTCGGCCGTGAGCGTCACCACCGGCGCCGGTAACGCCAGCACCGTGTATTACAAGAAGGGCTTCACCACACCGTACCTCCACTACCGCCCGGCGGGTGGCACGTGGACGACTGCGCCCGGCGTCGCCATGCCGGACTCGGAGGTCGCGGGCTACGCGAAATACACCGTGAACCTGGGCGCAGCCACGCAGCTCGAGGCGGACTTCAACAACGGCAGCGGCACCTGGGACAGCAACAACGGCTCCAACTACTTCTTCGCCACCGGCACCTCCACCTTCAACGCGGGCACCATCACCTCGGGCGCCCCTGTGGTCGATACGACGGCCCCCTCCGCTCCTTCCAACCTCGCCTCGCCGTCGAAGACTCCCAACTCCGTGACGCTCTCGTGGACGGCCTCCACGGATGACTTCGGCGTGACGGGCTACCTCATCTTCCGCGGCAGCACGCAGGTGGGCACGAGCACCTCCACCAGCTTCACGGACAACGGGCTGGCCTCGAGCACCACGTACAGCTACACCGTGAAGGCCCGGGATGCCGCAGGCAACACGTCGGCAGCCAGCACAGCGCTGAGCGTCACCACCAGCTCGGGCAGCTCTGTCACCGTCTATTACAAGAAGGGCTTCACCACCCCGTACATCCACTACCGCCCCGCAGGCGGCACGTGGACGACCGCTCCCGGTGTGCTCATGCCGGATGCAGAGGTCGCCGGTTATGCCAAGTACACGGTGAGCCTGGGCTCCGCCACGCAGCTCGAGTGCGACTTCAACAACGGCAGCGGCACCTGGGACAACAACGGCGGCCTGAACTACTTCATCCCCGCCGGCATCCAGACCTTCAATGCGGGCACCCTCACCGCGGGCGCTCCGTCCACGGATGTGTCCTCGCCTGCTGCCCCCACCGGTCTGGCGGTGTCATCCACGACGTCCACCGCCGTCTCGCTCACCTGGAACGCGGTGACCGACCCCAGCGGCATCGCGGGCTACAACGTGTATCGCGGAGGCACGCTGGTGGGCTCGCCCACCTCGACCAGCTACACCGATACCGGCCTCACGGCGGGCACGGCCTATAGCTACACCGTGAAGGCGCGGGACACCGTGGGCAACCTCTCGGCTGCCAGCGCCGCCCTGAGCGTCACGACGAGCTCTACCGGCGCCACCGTCACCTTCAATGAGACGGCCAGCACCGCGATGGGCCAGAACATCTACGTCGTCGGCAGCATCGCGGCGCTCGGGAGCTGGAGCACGGGCTCGGCCATCCAGCTGTCGCCGGCCAACTACCCGACGTGGAGCGTGGCGGTGAGCCTGCCCGGCTCGACGGCCTTCGAGTACAAGTACATCAAGAAGGACGGCAGCGGGAACGTCATCTGGGAGAGCGGCGCCAACCGCGTCTACACCACTCCCTCGACAGGCACCGCGACGCTCAACGATACCTGGAAGTAG
- a CDS encoding MBL fold metallo-hydrolase: MSEPKAKAKNLEEVVPGVYNWHVRDDRIGGARSDAYAVVDRDGAVVLIDPLPIDEKLLRPLGSITAIVLTAGNHQRSAWRFRKLFNIPVWAPENAHGLEEEPDNFYTSGDTLPGGLTAFHTPGPAEAMFTLWLQQHPRGIVFLSDLLTHEGRGRPEFVPGKYQDDPMRTRASVRRVFDHLPADTLCFAHGEPIVGAGKSALKLALELDDEQPSAPAP, from the coding sequence ATGAGTGAGCCGAAGGCGAAAGCGAAGAACCTGGAGGAGGTCGTCCCCGGTGTCTACAACTGGCACGTCCGCGACGACCGGATCGGCGGAGCCCGCAGCGATGCCTACGCAGTGGTCGACCGGGATGGCGCCGTCGTCCTCATCGACCCGCTCCCCATCGACGAAAAGCTGCTCCGGCCGCTCGGCAGCATCACGGCCATCGTCCTGACCGCGGGCAACCACCAGCGCTCGGCCTGGCGCTTCCGCAAGCTCTTCAACATCCCGGTGTGGGCTCCGGAGAACGCGCATGGGCTCGAAGAGGAGCCCGACAACTTCTACACCAGCGGTGACACCCTGCCTGGAGGCCTGACTGCGTTCCACACGCCCGGTCCCGCCGAGGCCATGTTCACGCTGTGGCTGCAGCAGCACCCCCGGGGCATCGTCTTCCTCTCGGACCTGCTCACTCACGAGGGCCGTGGTCGTCCCGAGTTCGTCCCAGGCAAGTACCAGGATGATCCGATGCGCACGCGGGCCAGCGTCCGGCGGGTGTTCGATCACCTGCCCGCGGACACGCTCTGCTTCGCCCACGGCGAGCCCATCGTGGGCGCGGGCAAGTCCGCGCTCAAGCTCGCGCTCGAGCTGGACGACGAGCAGCCCTCCGCTCCAGCGCCGTGA
- the traB gene encoding outer membrane exchange protein TraB: protein MKRSLFQALALALGLATTSAAAQDARFDVQLFRPSGAPQDVVMVGQSRPLANLSASGGFFFNFSLDPLVLVNKKEGGSSNKILSIIGSRLQLDAIASVGLFDWAEVGVDMPLVLAQTGDNLEAIGTEGSVQGYVLGDLRLTGKVAIPGLRRRAEDSGLGAALTLGLSLPTGDQLAFASDGALTYTPGLIVDYRFDSGILVSASGGLWSRPDRIFNGTLVGDMAPFGLATEIPILRGRGITAVGMVHGAVGLDKLPSQPRDIPAELLFGLRWYSSTGLTFTVGGGGGCGCSLQAPTLRFFSSIVWVPAKTSEWEALEKFKQPPEPPPPPPPDTDGDGVSDDKDVCPKEPGLLDRGGCPIRDADGDGVEDSVDRCPNVAAGPGGKNGCPMARIAGNKILILEPVNFATDQDVILSESFPVLEEVSQVLKTHPEIHLVLIEGHTDSRAGETYNLDLSKRRAASVRTYLEEGGVEPERLCSQGFGQSRPVAENDNEEGMARNRRVEFTILPPPAEGAPRCPGDPPPGKKKGATKRPAPAPKAPAPPKP from the coding sequence ATGAAGCGTTCGCTCTTCCAGGCCCTCGCTCTGGCGCTGGGCCTCGCCACCACCTCCGCCGCCGCCCAGGACGCCCGCTTCGACGTCCAGCTCTTCCGTCCGTCCGGGGCTCCCCAGGACGTCGTCATGGTCGGTCAGTCCCGGCCCCTCGCGAACCTGTCCGCTTCCGGTGGCTTCTTCTTCAACTTCTCCTTGGACCCGCTGGTCCTCGTGAACAAGAAGGAGGGCGGCTCCTCCAACAAGATCCTCAGCATCATCGGCAGCCGCCTCCAGCTCGATGCCATCGCCAGTGTCGGCCTCTTCGATTGGGCCGAGGTCGGCGTCGACATGCCCCTCGTGCTCGCCCAGACCGGAGACAACCTGGAGGCCATCGGCACCGAGGGCTCTGTCCAAGGCTACGTCCTCGGAGACCTGCGCCTCACCGGCAAGGTCGCCATCCCGGGCCTGCGCCGCCGCGCGGAGGACTCGGGCCTGGGCGCCGCCCTCACCCTGGGCCTCAGCCTCCCCACCGGGGACCAGCTGGCCTTCGCCAGCGACGGCGCGCTCACCTATACGCCCGGCCTCATCGTCGACTACCGCTTCGACAGCGGCATCCTGGTCTCCGCATCCGGTGGCCTCTGGAGCCGCCCGGACCGCATCTTCAATGGCACGCTCGTCGGAGACATGGCGCCCTTCGGGCTCGCGACCGAGATCCCCATCCTCCGCGGCCGCGGCATCACCGCCGTCGGCATGGTCCACGGCGCAGTGGGCCTGGACAAGCTGCCTTCTCAGCCTCGAGACATCCCCGCGGAGCTGCTCTTCGGCCTGCGCTGGTACAGCTCCACCGGTCTCACCTTCACCGTTGGCGGCGGTGGCGGCTGCGGCTGCTCGCTCCAGGCGCCCACGCTGCGCTTCTTCAGCTCCATCGTCTGGGTGCCCGCGAAGACCTCCGAGTGGGAGGCACTCGAGAAGTTCAAGCAGCCTCCCGAGCCTCCACCTCCGCCCCCACCCGACACGGACGGTGACGGTGTCTCCGACGACAAGGACGTCTGCCCGAAGGAGCCCGGCCTGCTCGATCGCGGCGGCTGTCCCATCCGTGACGCCGATGGCGATGGTGTGGAGGACAGTGTCGACCGCTGCCCGAATGTCGCCGCCGGCCCCGGTGGCAAGAACGGCTGCCCGATGGCGCGCATCGCGGGCAACAAGATCCTCATCCTCGAGCCGGTGAACTTCGCCACCGACCAGGACGTCATCCTCTCCGAGTCCTTCCCTGTCCTGGAGGAGGTATCTCAGGTGCTCAAGACGCACCCGGAGATCCACCTCGTCCTCATCGAGGGCCACACGGACTCGCGCGCGGGAGAGACCTACAACCTCGATCTCTCCAAGCGCCGCGCGGCCAGCGTGCGCACATACCTGGAAGAGGGTGGCGTGGAGCCCGAGCGCCTGTGCTCGCAAGGCTTCGGCCAGAGCCGTCCCGTGGCGGAGAACGACAACGAGGAGGGCATGGCCCGCAACCGGCGCGTCGAGTTCACCATCCTCCCGCCACCCGCCGAGGGCGCCCCGCGCTGCCCTGGAGATCCTCCGCCCGGCAAGAAGAAGGGCGCCACCAAGCGTCCCGCTCCGGCGCCCAAGGCCCCAGCACCGCCGAAGCCGTGA
- a CDS encoding lipase maturation factor family protein, whose product MTPLVLYDTGCGFCRRWVARMLRLSPGRATRAAAWLGWLPGVRSVAGAADRFIARHRIAASRVDRLLFGRRYVGPSEYRLARWLFMRMLGGTFFIAFTSLGRQVLGLYGERGISPMRELVDSERLRELGAERFRLIPSVFWRGASDAALVRGCRVGQVLSLALMFNVAPRLCTLLLSGLYLSYVSAGREFLSFQWDVLLLEMGLLGVLTAPPGLRPGPGREAPSAWHVALARALIFRLYLGSGVSKLQSVDRTWRELTAMNHYYETAPLPTRGGWYAHHLPERVQKFSTAATLVLESAVPFLVFAPRQLRHLAFWLFNLLQAAIMATGNYGFFNVQSLVLGFWLLDDEALARVFPRLPAESARARPLWSSALAGVAAAPVLALGARELSQRFEFSRGKLSLVERLAEWARPLRWVNPYGLFSVMTVRRPEIAVEGSDDGEHWREYVFRYKVSRLDKAPRQVAPHQPRLDWQMWFAALGSPPGWFLSLLVRLLEGSPDVLGLLAENPFPEHPPRFIRAVVYDYRMTDLATRRSSGDWWTRERLGLYVPPLAMGRDGRPRIRRDVSQPGPRVL is encoded by the coding sequence ATGACGCCACTCGTGCTCTATGACACGGGCTGTGGGTTCTGCCGGCGGTGGGTGGCCCGGATGCTCCGCCTCTCGCCTGGGCGCGCCACGAGGGCCGCCGCGTGGCTGGGGTGGCTGCCTGGCGTGAGGTCGGTCGCAGGCGCCGCAGACCGGTTCATCGCGCGCCATCGGATCGCGGCTTCTCGGGTGGATCGGCTCCTCTTCGGGCGGCGTTACGTGGGGCCTTCTGAGTATCGCCTGGCCCGGTGGCTGTTCATGCGGATGTTGGGTGGCACCTTCTTCATCGCGTTCACGTCGCTGGGGAGACAGGTGCTGGGGCTCTACGGTGAGCGGGGCATCAGCCCGATGCGGGAGCTGGTGGATTCAGAGCGTCTGCGGGAGCTGGGGGCCGAGCGCTTTCGTCTCATCCCATCGGTGTTCTGGCGGGGTGCCTCCGATGCGGCGTTGGTGCGAGGCTGCCGGGTGGGGCAGGTGCTCTCGCTTGCGCTGATGTTCAACGTGGCCCCGCGGCTGTGCACACTGCTGCTCTCGGGGCTGTACCTCTCCTATGTCTCGGCGGGCCGGGAGTTTCTCTCCTTCCAGTGGGATGTGCTGCTGCTGGAGATGGGATTGCTCGGAGTGCTGACGGCACCTCCAGGGCTGCGGCCAGGGCCAGGGCGCGAAGCACCCTCCGCGTGGCATGTGGCGCTTGCTCGAGCGCTCATCTTCCGGCTCTACCTGGGCTCTGGTGTGAGCAAGCTCCAGTCGGTTGATCGCACGTGGCGCGAGCTGACCGCCATGAACCACTACTACGAGACCGCGCCACTTCCCACGCGGGGCGGCTGGTATGCGCACCACCTGCCCGAGCGGGTGCAGAAGTTCTCCACGGCCGCGACGCTGGTGCTGGAGTCGGCGGTGCCGTTCCTGGTCTTCGCGCCTCGGCAGCTGAGGCATCTCGCCTTCTGGCTGTTCAACCTGCTGCAAGCGGCCATCATGGCCACTGGCAACTACGGCTTCTTCAATGTGCAGTCGCTGGTGTTGGGGTTCTGGCTGCTGGATGACGAAGCCCTGGCGCGAGTGTTCCCCAGGCTACCTGCGGAGTCGGCTCGGGCCCGGCCGCTCTGGAGCTCGGCACTGGCGGGGGTTGCGGCGGCGCCTGTGCTCGCGCTGGGAGCCCGCGAGCTGTCGCAGCGCTTCGAGTTCTCGCGAGGGAAGCTGAGCCTCGTGGAGCGCCTGGCCGAGTGGGCCCGTCCGCTGCGCTGGGTGAATCCCTATGGCCTCTTCAGCGTGATGACCGTGCGGAGGCCGGAGATCGCCGTCGAAGGTTCGGACGATGGAGAGCACTGGCGCGAGTATGTGTTCCGCTACAAGGTGTCGCGGCTGGACAAGGCACCGAGGCAAGTGGCGCCGCACCAACCACGCCTGGACTGGCAGATGTGGTTCGCGGCGCTGGGCTCACCGCCGGGCTGGTTCCTGTCGCTGCTGGTGCGGCTGCTGGAGGGCTCGCCGGACGTGCTGGGATTGCTCGCCGAGAATCCTTTCCCGGAGCACCCACCACGCTTCATCCGGGCGGTGGTGTACGACTACCGGATGACGGATCTCGCCACGAGGCGGAGCTCGGGGGATTGGTGGACGCGCGAGCGGCTGGGGCTCTACGTGCCGCCCCTGGCGATGGGGCGTGACGGCCGCCCGCGGATTCGCCGTGACGTGTCGCAGCCTGGACCCCGAGTTCTCTAG
- a CDS encoding dimethylarginine dimethylaminohydrolase family protein codes for MIDLFLMSPPGRGWTLRGRSNFRSKDAPPVDAQQARREWLIFARALESRGGVVVALPSPSEDLTGLPYAAEGGLMLARSGAAPLFLLPRMISPHRRGEREHWGQLARRMGLEVVDPGAGIWEAQGDVATFDGVTIVFHGVRTTREGMEAATRYFPGEVMRLELLAPAFHGNMALLPLSVVDRLLVCPEVIAPPSYALLEKRFGRERLVTVTKDEIRSYATNCLPLGKELLAPSVLPERIRALVEGLGMKVTSFVLSELCEKGGGATRCLVNHGRLEPGSFQVPEENRLAAVAARMEAEG; via the coding sequence ATGATCGATCTCTTCCTGATGTCGCCGCCGGGGCGGGGCTGGACGCTGCGGGGCCGCTCCAACTTCCGCAGCAAGGATGCGCCTCCGGTGGATGCGCAGCAGGCCCGTCGCGAGTGGTTGATCTTCGCGCGGGCCCTGGAGTCACGCGGTGGGGTGGTGGTGGCACTGCCCTCGCCCTCGGAGGACCTCACGGGTCTGCCCTACGCAGCCGAGGGCGGCCTCATGCTGGCGCGCTCGGGCGCCGCTCCGCTCTTCCTGTTACCCCGGATGATCAGCCCTCACCGTCGCGGTGAGCGTGAGCACTGGGGGCAGCTGGCGCGGCGCATGGGCCTGGAGGTGGTGGATCCGGGAGCGGGCATCTGGGAGGCCCAGGGGGATGTGGCCACCTTTGACGGCGTGACGATCGTCTTCCATGGCGTCCGCACGACCCGGGAAGGGATGGAGGCCGCCACGCGCTACTTCCCAGGCGAGGTGATGCGCTTGGAACTGCTCGCGCCCGCCTTCCACGGCAACATGGCGCTGTTGCCCCTGTCCGTCGTGGATCGGCTGCTGGTGTGTCCGGAGGTCATTGCACCGCCGTCGTACGCGCTGCTGGAGAAGCGCTTTGGGCGCGAGCGGCTGGTGACTGTGACAAAGGATGAGATCCGCTCGTATGCGACCAATTGCTTGCCGCTCGGGAAGGAGCTGCTGGCTCCGAGCGTCCTGCCGGAACGGATACGCGCCCTGGTCGAGGGTCTGGGGATGAAGGTGACGAGCTTCGTCCTGAGCGAGCTGTGCGAGAAGGGCGGGGGCGCCACGCGGTGTCTGGTCAATCACGGGCGCCTGGAGCCGGGCTCCTTCCAGGTGCCGGAGGAGAACCGGCTGGCAGCGGTAGCGGCCCGGATGGAGGCAGAGGGCTGA
- a CDS encoding type II toxin-antitoxin system RelE/ParE family toxin, producing MKAHVVVQPEADEQALVIDSWWRENRLAAPDLFANELTAALGLLADAPGVGRRYSAQGLPGLRRLMLPASRYHVYYVHDPEAGIVHVIAIWSAVRGKGPSLRRP from the coding sequence ATGAAGGCACATGTCGTCGTCCAACCTGAGGCAGACGAACAGGCGCTGGTGATTGATAGCTGGTGGCGCGAGAACCGTCTTGCGGCCCCGGATCTCTTCGCCAATGAGTTAACAGCCGCACTGGGCTTACTGGCTGACGCTCCTGGTGTCGGGCGCCGCTATTCTGCCCAAGGGCTCCCAGGACTCCGAAGATTGATGCTCCCGGCGTCGCGCTATCACGTCTACTACGTGCATGATCCTGAAGCAGGGATCGTACATGTGATCGCCATCTGGAGCGCCGTGCGCGGAAAAGGGCCTTCTCTCCGCCGGCCTTGA